The Schistocerca piceifrons isolate TAMUIC-IGC-003096 chromosome 11, iqSchPice1.1, whole genome shotgun sequence genome includes the window CGAAATGTACATCCCACCATTCTAAATTGGCATGTAGCTTTTCATCAGACTGTAACAGGAGGTTGCGATGAAAATTAATTCCCTGCACCATATTGAGGCTTTTGTGGGGAGTGACTGAAAGCGAAATATCATCCAGCTTTTCACAGGCGAGTAACGTCTGGGAGTGGGTTGGGTATGCCATCTGAACAAAATAgacccattgtgcattttggacaGTGCTGGCACATTCACAATCTTATCCTCTAAGTGCTCAATAAAAACAGAGGTTTCGTTTCGAGAAAGGGgtacccatcagttctgctgcctAAGTAACATGGTGAATATTGATCATGTCACTCTCAAGCACTATGTTGCTCCCAAGGTGTTGCTAGAGAGGGGAACGAGTTAGGGTCATACTTGTCAGTGTTGTAATCAACCTTTCCTTTTTTAGAGACTAATGGGGTCATTCAGTCCCCAGCAAAAGATGACTTAGCctgcttcattgcaggtcatccatCCTGATGACACCACCGTCGATcaagggctctccccacaggtgccacccagccataGCAAAGGCCACCTGGAATGATGGGTGTTGATGGGAGTTTTGATGCCCCATGAAGACAGTCatatactccttggcatacatggggagtttacagctgaggcatcagcagtgcaatccctgtgttttcATGggactaccaccaaatgggtacatgacggccccaacccaacggactggctactgtgctggatattaaTCGCAGAGGAATCTTATAGTGTCATGGGGTCGAAAGAGAACAGGAGACGACGGAAATAGATGGCATACCCCATAAAATGTCCTCACCCAGTTTCAGgtagagatgcaaagccatgatgacaagagattcaggagatagaatctaagggcactatagaTAACTTGTGCACCaggtaaggcatccttccccatatggtacgcacttctgtagaatttggaaagtggaagGTCAAACCATAGAGTGGGACCTGAACATATGGCCAAAATGTGtgtgactccttttagtcgccccttacgacaggcaggaatacctcgagcctattctaGCCCCTGGACCTGCTGGTTGAAGTGATTTGGTATTTATCTCGAAGCACAAGACACCAAATGGGAAGTCTTACCTACCAAACTGCTCGAGTGAGATattcgaaaaagtgcaaaggacaAATACCAGgacttacatcttaaaggatagaAGTGGCACTGAAATTGCCGGATGCTTTTACTCAGAGGAATTGAGCTCAGAACCACATGTATTTCTCTAAGTGCACATCACAAATAGTTGAGGAAATAAGCACTAGTTAAATACCTTAGTTTTACTGCAACAGAAAACAAATGGACTGACGATGAGGATTTGCTGTATAATGTGGTGCACAGAGGACAACCAGCACAGCAGCTTAATATGCTCAAAAGGATATTTACTATAGGAGGTGGTGGTGTTCTCGACAAACTACGAGTCGAATTACACGTTCTGTGGTATAACAACAGCTGAGCTGGTACAAAGTCTCAAAAACGTTTTCCTCATGGTGATAAGGGGATTAAACTCTTTGCTCAGGCGTGTTTGGAACATGACGCTTTATATGCAGGAGACAAAGGTCTTCCAAGCCGTCATGCTGCAGACCTTATGTTAGCCTATCAAGCCAAGGTAATATGTGTGAGAAAAGATATTGTTCTAGGACACTGTAGCACAGAATTTTTAGTGGCTACAACAATGCATGGTAAAAGCAagttgggcatggatgtgaatttcaagcaagttatgaacgCTGCACATCGTGCTCTGAACATTAAGAAGAAGAAAActatgatgaagaagaagaggcTAGGGCAGATTTGTTCAAAAACTGTGTCCTGCCAGCAATGTGTGCAGCGAAAAGAGCCCTGAACCGTAAAGGACTGGTTAGAGCACCAGGGTTCTACTGATACCTCAGACATTAGGAGGTGTTATCCCCTTCCTAATTCCTGCATTTCTGTACTCTCAGGTCTCTCAGCGCTAATTTCACTGGcaggtggtgctgcagctattgccagAACAGTAAAGAACGCACAGAACCCCCATGAGACATAAATACATGATGGAAGTGGCAGCCATCAGAAATGGACCAGACCAGAAACCATATAAGGAAGCATTAGGGCTCTTCATAAATTGAAATAAGGCTCATTAGCTATCCTACCAGACAGGGTGCTTACAAATTCAAATCTCCTCAggtttgttaagaaaaaattcaggGTTCCTAGATTCTGTGGTGTGTTTATGCAGTATATTTTACCAAAAACTATGTGGAATTTAAGATAATGTGGAAATGTGAATGTAGATATTACCAGGCCCAGGATGCTAGTGGGTGGCATAAGCTAAGAAATTAGAAATAATGTCTACTAACACTACTTTGGAGAGGTGCAGCCATCAGAAGAATTGCAAAGatacttaacaaacagaagacGTTTGCTCTACAATCTTCATCAATACCAAGATATTAATACCTGTGTGGGCATCTGTGAATCATATTCCCACTACTTTTCACCAAGAAGGATATATAAGTACGTGTGTTAAACATCCACTGATCAATTGAGGTTCAGTGGGAAAATAATCTGACTTTAAAATAACGATCGTCTGTATTACCGGATGcggagtattgcactgattggaTTGGAGACGCACAGCACCATTCAGAATGTTAAGAATGTTAACAATAAACTTCATTTGGAAATTAATGATAGAAAAGAAATTGCAGATATACAGcatgctgcagtggatgactgctacctatggattatggctcggagacacCCTGACAGCAtcactaccatgttgaataatgcttttcatgtagCCACATGAtgttgtgcgcaataggctgcatgatgcgcaactccactcccaacatccatggcgaggtcaatctttgcaaccacaacaccatacagcacggtacagatgggcccaacaacatggcaaatggaccactcaggattggcgtcaGGTTCTTttccccgatgagtgtcgcatgtgccttaaaccagacaatcgtcataGACGTGTTAGgaagcaacctggtcaggctgaacgctttagacattCTGTCCAATAAGTGCAGCAggatggaggttccctactgttttggggtggcattatgtggggttgacGTACTTGCCAAAGGTGGCTATGGAAGACgctgtaacagctgtacaatatgtgaatgccatccccaACCTATAGTGTATTCATATTAGCAGCatgttggcgagacattcgtcttcatggacgaaaatttgcgccccaatcgtgcacatcttgtgaacgacttccttcagtataacgacatcgagTGACCAGCATATTCCCCAGATATGAACCTTATCGGGCATGCCTGGGACAGTTTGGAAAGGGCTGTATACTGACAACGTAGCCcatcaaccactctaagggatctacaaTGAAtccccattgaggagtgggacaatcaggaccaacagtgccttgatgaacttttggaggctttgccacgacaaatacatgcatgcatcaatgcaacaggacttGCGACTGGGTATGAGAGGTACTGGGATGTAAaccagtctggaccaccacctccgaacgtCTCGctctatgatggtacaacatgcaatgtgccattttcatgaacaataaaatgggcggaaatgatgtttattttgaactCTTGGAGCTGTGGTGATGCATACATTTTTTGATGTATTTATCTGTACTGCAGGCACATCAATAAATTCTGTCTGGCATCTGAATTAATGTAGTGTGAATACTTCTAATAATATGACATTGTAACTATGGGCACAGATTATTGGACTATCTGCCCAGTAGAGACACAGGAAAATTCCTTTCTAAGcgtactgcttacatggcagtaatatgtatattgtgaaatttACAGCAGTTTCACATAGCACCTTTGCTGCTCCTATCAAGTACTCTTCAGTAATTATGTGTTATAGAGACTTGGTGTATTTTTCGGATTCTCTTGTTTTCAAGAATGGACTTGCTTCTGACGACTTGCATTACTTTGTAAATATCTTACGTTGTTAATCTTGTCTCAGTTGGGTTGTCTAAGTgatgaccaaacagcaaggtcattggtctcatcagattaggggaggatgaggaaggaagtcggccgtgccctgtcaaaggaaccatcccagaatttgcctgaagtgatttacggaaatcacagaaaacctaaatcaggaaggccgaacatgggattgaaccatcgtcctcccagtttgaggccagtgtgctaaccactgcaccacctgaaTCGGTCTCTTGTTCTGGTGTTAGTGGAGTAGTTAGATGTAGATCGAAAATACAGTTACAAAGAATGGCTGCTGATTTAGCATGTTGCATATTTTATTTTAAAGAGAAGGATAAATCATGTATCAAAGCTTTATTTAGTTCACATCACAGTCGTTTGTTGGAATGCTAGATAGGATTTCTACCATCCATTGTCGCTTGTTCACTCTTGCTAAGTCCAGTGCGGTGTTCCCTGCGTCCTCCTTGGCGTCCCTATCGGCCCCTGCTTCCAGCAGCGCCATCGCCGCCTCTGCGTTGCCGTAGGGTGCCGCCCAGTGCAGAGGCGTCCTACCCCACTGATCCTTGGCATCGACGTCGGCCGAGGACGCTGCCAGCAGCCGCACCACTGCCGCATGGCCTCTCCATGCAGCCAAATGTAGAGGCGTCTGCCTCACATCGGTCCTGGCATCCACTTCTGCCCCATTCCCGATCAGACACCTCACAATATCAGCATGTCTCTGCTTCGCTGCATAATGTAGAGCGGTCCACATGGTCCATCCTCTGTGCCCCACATCAGCACCAGCCCCAAGCAGCACCTGCACTTCCTCCATTGACCCCCGTGTAGCTGACTGGAGCAGCCCCCTACTGTTCATGTCTGCAGGAAGGGTCCTGCAAGAAACAGAGAAGTTCTCGTATTTTTCTCAATATATACACTGTTTATGAGGTAAACTATAACGACCAGTTCTAAAAACATGTCAGAATAGTGAAAACTAATGAATCTTCAAATTTTCCTCCTCTATCATATAATACAGAATAGTGGAAAAGTGCCCCTCCATTGAAGTACAGATATACAATCGCATCATCCTCATAAAGCTTCACTCACTCACCATAAGAAAGTCTTACATTCCATCACTCCACAAATTCAGACGTTACATTTTGCCACATAGATTCCTGATTGTGATTCATATGAGCTCAGGATGCTATTGTTAATCAGTGTTTGCACTTCATTGAAAGAGATGATTAACGCAGACTCTACTTGTCCTCTACACTCAGCAAATCATCCTAATGCTAGCAATTGCAACTAAAAAAAACACTTATTCCcgtatttaaataaaatttcctacTGTGGGAGAAAAAATTTTGAATCTATTTACTAGAAAATTTACTGACACAGCCCCTTCAAACAGAGAAAGCTAAATCACTTAACATTTCCAGGCTGAGATGCTGTGGTCTGTACTTAAGACTCTCCCCTgatgtttcgccttcgactgcggaaggcatcctccaagAACAATTGGCGAACTGCCCAGTtggcagttcgccgattgtcctcggtggatgccttccgcagtcgaaggtgaaacgtcaggggagagtcatatgtatggaccacggcatctcagcccggaaatgttaagtgatgacaacaacTGCcgcgaaagccttcattctattagAGAAAGCTAAA containing:
- the LOC124719813 gene encoding GA-binding protein subunit beta-1-like; the encoded protein is MGEDEIEMEGENGQREGAGEDGQRFEEGDIGRGEVEEMTEESVVEEKTLPADMNSRGLLQSATRGSMEEVQVLLGAGADVGHRGWTMWTALHYAAKQRHADIVRCLIGNGAEVDARTDVRQTPLHLAAWRGHAAVVRLLAASSADVDAKDQWGRTPLHWAAPYGNAEAAMALLEAGADRDAKEDAGNTALDLARVNKRQWMVEILSSIPTNDCDVN